From a single Buchnera aphidicola (Aphis craccivora) genomic region:
- a CDS encoding HPr family phosphocarrier protein: MFQNEIKITALHGLHTRPAAEFVKEAKKFISDIQIIYNGKSVNAKSLFKIQTLGLVHGSLITLSAEGKDEKKAIEHLSKIMTELE, translated from the coding sequence ATGTTTCAAAATGAAATAAAAATTACTGCATTACATGGATTACATACTCGACCTGCAGCTGAATTTGTAAAAGAAGCAAAAAAATTTATTTCTGATATTCAAATTATTTATAATGGAAAATCTGTTAATGCAAAAAGTTTATTTAAAATTCAAACACTTGGTTTAGTCCATGGAAGTTTAATTACGTTATCTGCGGAAGGAAAAGATGAGAAAAAAGCTATTGAACATTTATCTAAAATAATGACAGAATTAGAATAA